One window of the Zea mays cultivar B73 chromosome 3, Zm-B73-REFERENCE-NAM-5.0, whole genome shotgun sequence genome contains the following:
- the LOC103652192 gene encoding CBL-interacting protein kinase 1-like: MAPRPAANHQATAKQGAKHLGRPSGAPSARAPRPPPAAPERPTGRQAEQSFNSVPDRVFLIQVAASKTKIYMVLELVNGGELLDRIQAASEGKLPEQDARRLFQQLVDGVSHCHEKGVCHRDLKMQCRPDVLQNRGYDG, encoded by the exons ATGGCTCCACGGCCAGCCGCCAACCACCAGGCCACGGCCAAGCAGGGCGCCAAGCACCTAGGCCGGCCGAGCGGTGCGCCGAGCGCCCGAGCACCCAGGCCACCGCCCGCCGCACCAGAGCGGCCAACGGGGCGCCAAGCCGAGCAGAGTTTCAACAGTGTTCCTGACCGTGTGTTCTTGATCCAGGTGGCTGCCAGCAAGACGAAGATCTACATGGTGCTTGAGCTCGTCAACGGCGGCGAGCTGCTGGACAGGATT CAGGCGGCCAGTGAGGGAAAGCTCCCGGAGCAGGATGCAAGGAGGCTCTTCCAGCAGCTGGTTGATGGTGTCAGCCACTGCCATGAAAAGGGCGTCTGTCACAGAGACCTCAAGATGCAGTGCCGGCCGGAC GTTCTGCAGAACAGAGGGTACGACGGCTGA